GGCGCAATCACGATTTCTAGGAAAATCTTATGCAGTCTTTCCGCTAATTCTTTAGAAATTTCTTGATTAACCGCTACAATGCCCCCATAGATGGACATGGAATCGGCTTGATAGCAGCGTTCAAAGGCCTCTTCAATCGTTTGGCCAATTCCTACCCCGCAAGGATTCATATGTTTAAGGGCCACGGCACAGGGTTGGTCAAATTCAGCAATCAACGCTAGGGCTGCATTGGCGTCTTTAATATTGTTATAGGATAAAGCTTTACCATTTAATTGTTTAGCCTGGCTAATGCTATAGTCATCAGCTAAAGGTGCTTGATAGAATTCAGCTTCTTGTTGGCTGTTTTCCCCGTAACGTAAGGTTTCTTTTAATTCATAGGTTAAGGTTAATCGTTCAGGTTTTTCCTCTTCAAAACGGTCGGTGAGATACTGAGCAATTAATGCATCATAGGCAGCTGTCAAACGGAAAGCTTTAGCTGCTAGACGTTGGCGCTCTTCAAGAGTCGTTGCCTGTTTTTCTTTAAGAGAATCGATGACACTGGCATAGTCCTTAGGATCAGTAAGCACAGTGACATCCTGGTAGTTTTTGGCTCCAGCACGCACCATGGAAGGACCACCAATATCAATATTTTCCACCGCTTCAGCTAATGAAACCTGGCTCTGACTAATGGTTTCTTTAAAGGGATAGAAGTTCACCACCACATAATCAATGGCTTGTAAGTGGTTATCAGCCATGGTTTTCACATGGTCAGCATGGTCTCTTTGGAAGAGAATTCCAGCATGGATATTAGGATGTAAGGT
This genomic stretch from Aerococcus mictus harbors:
- the purH gene encoding bifunctional phosphoribosylaminoimidazolecarboxamide formyltransferase/IMP cyclohydrolase, coding for MARALISVSNKEGLVELAQAFKEAGIEIISTGGSKKHLEAAGIKVIPVEEVTGFKEMLDGRVKTLHPNIHAGILFQRDHADHVKTMADNHLQAIDYVVVNFYPFKETISQSQVSLAEAVENIDIGGPSMVRAGAKNYQDVTVLTDPKDYASVIDSLKEKQATTLEERQRLAAKAFRLTAAYDALIAQYLTDRFEEEKPERLTLTYELKETLRYGENSQQEAEFYQAPLADDYSISQAKQLNGKALSYNNIKDANAALALIAEFDQPCAVALKHMNPCGVGIGQTIEEAFERCYQADSMSIYGGIVAVNQEISKELAERLHKIFLEIVIAPAFSEEALAVLKTKKNLRLLEVKGFDHKLSPAKEYVSVMGGLLVQDQDIPAYENHEQWQKMGQYDVDPKDLPALELAWKVVKHVKSNAIVVANGHQTLGIGAGQMNRVGSAQLALDEALANPFEVDRDRLVLASDAYLPMADTAELAAQHGIKAIVQPGGSIHDDDSIAVVDQAKIPMLKTGMRHFRH